A genomic segment from Streptomyces sp. NBC_00459 encodes:
- a CDS encoding class I adenylate-forming enzyme family protein gives MNITMLLEMASSAGDRVVVTADDRSLTASELLDRARAAAHRFRRRSAVLYLGANHLAHPVALFGAALAGVPFIPLNYRLGEHQLARLLARHPGALVLRPADLDELLEAGREMGEGDDEPAPQDQDAVAVVLYTSGTTAEPKAALLRHRHLLAYVFNTQEFGSAEPDATTLVAVPPYHVAGLMNLLTNLYSGRRIVYQSAFDAPDWLATVRRERVTHALVVPTMLARIVAEIPDGATAATPTLRNLAYGGARTARPVVERALRAFPDTGFVNAYGLTETTSSIAALGPDDHREALASDEPAVRDRLGSVGRALPGVEIQIRSEDSEEAGEPVQVGSTGLVFVRGEQISGEYGGRAAALDGDGWFATRDRGRLDADGYLFIEGRADDTIIRGGENIAPAEIEDVLLTRPGIVEAAVIGVPDPEWGQRIVAVLVGEGDPEEIRAWVRQRLRSAKTPDTVVFRAELPKTDTGKLLRRALLADLETSHA, from the coding sequence ATGAATATAACCATGCTTCTGGAGATGGCGAGCTCGGCCGGAGACCGGGTGGTGGTGACGGCGGACGACCGTTCCCTGACCGCCTCGGAGCTGCTGGACCGCGCCCGTGCCGCCGCGCACCGCTTCCGGCGCCGATCGGCCGTGCTCTATCTGGGCGCCAACCATCTCGCCCACCCCGTCGCCCTGTTCGGCGCGGCCCTGGCGGGAGTCCCCTTCATTCCCCTCAACTACCGACTCGGCGAGCACCAGTTGGCCCGGTTGCTGGCCCGCCACCCGGGGGCCCTGGTGCTCCGCCCCGCCGATCTCGACGAACTCCTCGAAGCCGGGCGGGAGATGGGCGAGGGCGACGACGAACCGGCCCCCCAGGACCAGGACGCCGTCGCCGTCGTGCTCTACACCAGCGGAACGACGGCCGAGCCCAAGGCGGCCCTCCTGCGTCACCGACACCTCCTTGCCTATGTGTTCAACACGCAGGAGTTCGGATCGGCCGAGCCCGACGCCACGACGCTCGTGGCGGTGCCCCCGTATCACGTGGCCGGTCTGATGAACCTGCTCACGAACCTCTACTCGGGGCGCCGGATCGTCTACCAGTCGGCCTTCGACGCGCCCGACTGGCTGGCCACCGTCCGACGTGAACGCGTCACCCACGCGCTGGTCGTCCCGACGATGCTCGCCCGGATCGTCGCCGAGATCCCCGACGGCGCCACCGCCGCTACACCGACGCTGCGCAACCTCGCGTACGGCGGCGCCCGCACCGCGCGACCCGTCGTCGAACGGGCCTTGCGGGCCTTCCCGGACACCGGGTTCGTGAACGCGTACGGCCTCACCGAGACCACGTCATCGATCGCCGCGCTCGGACCCGACGACCACCGCGAGGCGCTGGCCTCCGACGAACCGGCGGTGCGCGACCGGCTCGGTTCGGTGGGGCGCGCACTGCCCGGCGTCGAGATCCAGATCCGCAGCGAGGACAGCGAGGAGGCCGGCGAGCCGGTCCAAGTCGGCAGTACCGGGCTGGTGTTCGTACGTGGGGAGCAGATTTCCGGTGAGTACGGCGGACGCGCTGCCGCACTGGACGGCGACGGCTGGTTCGCCACCCGGGACCGGGGGCGCCTCGACGCCGACGGCTATCTGTTCATCGAGGGGCGCGCCGACGACACCATCATCCGGGGCGGCGAGAACATCGCCCCGGCCGAGATCGAGGACGTACTCCTCACCCGTCCCGGCATCGTCGAGGCGGCGGTGATCGGGGTGCCCGACCCCGAGTGGGGGCAGCGGATCGTGGCCGTGCTCGTCGGGGAGGGCGACCCGGAGGAGATCCGCGCCTGGGTCAGGCAGCGTCTGCGCTCCGCCAAGACACCCGACACCGTCGTCTTCCGCGCCGAACTGCCGAAGACCGACACCGGAAAGCTGCTGCGCCGCGCCCTGCTCGCCGACCTGGAGACCAGCCATGCCTGA
- a CDS encoding SDR family NAD(P)-dependent oxidoreductase, protein MQISGSSAVVVGGAGGLGEATVRRLHAAGAKVVVADLADEKGKALEQELGVRYVRTDATSEDDVLAALAEAESAGPLRISVDCHGGPASGGRLIGKDGTPISLEGFRTTIDVYLTGVFNVLRLAAAAIAKQEPTEDGGRGVIVNTASIAAYEGQIGQLPYAAAKGGVVSMTLVAARDLSPLGIRVVTIAPGTFLTPAYGKAGDQLEAYWGPQVPHPRRMGRSPEYAALVEHICENGYLNGEVVRLDGALRFPPK, encoded by the coding sequence ATGCAGATCAGTGGCAGCTCAGCAGTCGTCGTCGGCGGGGCGGGAGGCCTGGGCGAGGCCACCGTCCGCCGGTTGCACGCGGCGGGCGCGAAGGTGGTCGTCGCCGACCTCGCCGACGAGAAGGGCAAGGCGCTGGAGCAGGAGCTCGGCGTGCGCTACGTCCGGACGGACGCCACCAGCGAGGACGACGTCCTGGCGGCACTGGCCGAGGCGGAGTCGGCGGGCCCGCTGCGGATCTCGGTGGACTGCCACGGCGGCCCGGCGAGCGGCGGCCGGCTCATCGGCAAGGACGGCACCCCGATCAGCCTGGAGGGCTTCAGGACGACCATCGACGTCTATCTGACCGGCGTCTTCAACGTGCTGCGCCTGGCCGCCGCCGCCATCGCGAAGCAGGAACCGACGGAGGACGGCGGCCGAGGGGTCATCGTCAACACCGCTTCGATCGCCGCGTACGAGGGCCAGATCGGCCAACTCCCCTACGCTGCCGCCAAGGGCGGGGTCGTGAGCATGACGCTGGTGGCCGCCCGTGACCTGTCCCCGCTCGGCATCCGGGTCGTCACCATCGCGCCGGGCACCTTCCTGACTCCGGCCTACGGCAAGGCGGGTGACCAGTTGGAGGCCTACTGGGGTCCGCAGGTTCCGCATCCCCGGCGGATGGGCCGCTCCCCCGAGTACGCGGCGCTCGTCGAGCACATCTGCGAGAACGGCTATCTCAACGGCGAGGTCGTACGCCTCGACGGAGCGCTCAGGTTCCCGCCGAAGTGA
- a CDS encoding SDR family NAD(P)-dependent oxidoreductase: MSDVSESLKLLKSRSLEGKAAFVAGASRGIGRTVAVALAQAGASVAVAARSEEAGRLPGTIHSVADGITEAGGRALAVPCDVSSEESVEAAVAATVAEFGGIDILIANAGVLWLGPVESTPLKRWQLCLDVNLTGVFLVTKAVIPYVRERGGGSLVAVTTGGVGMTDRGANAYWVSKAAVERLYLGLATDLRADNIAVNCLAPSRIVLTEGWQAAGGGREIPPEMVEPPEAMGRAAVLLAGQDAGGITGTVQRSESVG, from the coding sequence GTGAGCGACGTCAGTGAGTCGTTGAAGTTGTTGAAGTCGAGGTCGTTGGAGGGGAAGGCCGCGTTTGTCGCCGGGGCCAGCCGGGGCATCGGGCGCACGGTGGCCGTGGCGTTGGCGCAGGCCGGGGCGTCGGTGGCGGTGGCCGCGCGGTCCGAGGAGGCGGGCCGGCTGCCGGGGACGATCCACTCGGTGGCCGACGGGATCACCGAAGCGGGTGGCCGGGCGCTGGCGGTGCCCTGCGATGTCAGCAGCGAGGAGTCGGTGGAGGCGGCCGTGGCGGCGACCGTCGCCGAGTTCGGCGGTATCGACATCCTGATCGCCAACGCCGGGGTGCTGTGGCTCGGCCCGGTCGAATCCACCCCGCTCAAGCGCTGGCAGCTGTGCCTGGACGTCAATCTGACGGGCGTCTTCCTCGTCACCAAGGCCGTGATCCCGTATGTCCGGGAGCGCGGCGGCGGTTCGCTGGTGGCAGTGACGACCGGCGGGGTCGGAATGACCGACCGGGGCGCCAACGCGTACTGGGTGTCCAAGGCGGCCGTCGAGCGGCTCTATCTCGGGCTCGCCACCGACCTGCGGGCCGACAACATCGCCGTCAACTGCCTCGCCCCGTCCCGGATCGTGCTGACGGAGGGGTGGCAGGCGGCGGGTGGTGGTCGCGAGATCCCGCCGGAGATGGTGGAACCGCCGGAGGCGATGGGCCGGGCCGCGGTACTGCTGGCCGGCCAGGACGCGGGCGGGATCACGGGGACCGTCCAGCGGTCGGAGTCGGTCGGCTGA
- a CDS encoding SDR family oxidoreductase — translation MSTVGIATGAGRGMGLACARRLVATVDTLLLVDRDEATLTAAAKDLSAEGDASIEPFVLDITDRDGLARLAARTTELGTLRAVAHAAGISPTMADWRTIFAVDLVGTALLAEALRPLATDGTAMVCFASMAPLLGNLEAGPAVAAVLDDPLDDAFLDRLHEALGPAVEDSGTAYGWAKYGVHRFVRQEALRLGPLGARICSVSPGVIDTPQGRREAAKQPAMDALVRGSATGRAGRAEEVAAGVAFLLSAEASFVTGIDLLIDGGACAAVRGRTGR, via the coding sequence ATGAGCACCGTGGGCATCGCCACGGGCGCCGGGCGCGGAATGGGACTGGCCTGCGCCCGGCGGCTGGTCGCTACGGTGGACACACTGCTGCTCGTCGACCGGGACGAGGCGACGCTGACAGCCGCGGCGAAGGACCTGTCGGCCGAAGGGGACGCGTCGATCGAACCGTTCGTCCTCGACATCACCGACCGGGACGGCCTGGCCCGGCTCGCCGCCCGTACCACCGAACTCGGCACCCTGCGCGCCGTCGCCCACGCCGCCGGTATCTCGCCCACGATGGCCGACTGGCGGACCATTTTCGCGGTGGACCTGGTGGGCACCGCGCTGTTGGCGGAAGCACTGCGCCCACTGGCCACGGACGGCACGGCGATGGTGTGCTTCGCCTCGATGGCACCGTTGCTCGGCAATCTGGAGGCCGGTCCGGCCGTCGCCGCCGTCCTTGACGATCCGCTCGACGACGCCTTCCTCGACCGGCTCCACGAAGCCCTGGGACCGGCCGTCGAGGACAGCGGCACCGCCTACGGCTGGGCCAAGTACGGGGTACATCGTTTCGTACGGCAGGAGGCGCTTCGGCTCGGCCCGCTCGGTGCCCGGATCTGCTCGGTCTCGCCCGGCGTCATCGACACCCCGCAGGGCCGCCGGGAAGCTGCGAAACAGCCGGCCATGGACGCGCTCGTACGCGGGTCCGCGACCGGCCGTGCGGGCCGCGCCGAGGAGGTCGCCGCCGGAGTCGCCTTCCTGCTCTCGGCGGAGGCGAGTTTCGTCACCGGCATCGACCTGCTCATCGACGGCGGCGCCTGTGCGGCGGTACGGGGGAGAACGGGGCGGTAG
- a CDS encoding VOC family protein, with translation MRGEDQFHLGIVAEDFEGTLAGLSAAFGYEWCAEIAGPLTVTLPTGDAEVRLSCVYSRTSPRLEILRSIPGTLWEALPGGGVHHVGYWSDDVAADCAGLAALGYTVEASRLGSAGSAFAFLRGSDGVLVELVDRAAQPMLEKLWAGEEGRG, from the coding sequence ATGAGGGGCGAGGACCAGTTCCACCTAGGCATCGTCGCCGAGGACTTCGAGGGCACCCTGGCCGGGCTGTCGGCGGCGTTCGGATACGAGTGGTGCGCGGAGATCGCCGGCCCGCTGACCGTGACGCTCCCCACCGGCGACGCCGAAGTACGGCTCAGCTGCGTCTACTCGCGGACCTCACCCCGGCTGGAGATCCTGCGGAGCATCCCGGGAACCCTCTGGGAAGCGTTGCCCGGCGGGGGAGTCCACCACGTCGGCTACTGGTCCGACGACGTCGCCGCGGACTGCGCCGGACTCGCAGCCCTCGGGTACACGGTGGAGGCATCCCGCCTCGGCTCCGCCGGATCCGCCTTCGCCTTTCTGCGCGGCTCCGACGGAGTACTCGTCGAACTCGTGGACCGGGCGGCACAGCCGATGCTGGAGAAGCTCTGGGCCGGCGAGGAGGGCAGAGGATGA
- a CDS encoding CaiB/BaiF CoA transferase family protein, protein MTSGSTAGPLEGIRILEVGHMLAGPYATMMLADLGAEVTKIEPPGGDISRQVSDAYFASLNRGKRSVCLDLTTVEGQDRLGELAADAHALLVNLKPSAIHRLGLTYEALRKWNERLVCVALTGFGLATGDEPAFDYVVQAATGVAALTGDPDGPPTLPGYSAADNSTGLTAALGLLAQIIAGRGGQVDVSLRDVMLSQLNYRASAYLNEGTEPRRLPLGAHSYYVPAQLFPTADGHLALFITHDGFWKSFAAEAGVRGFPTMAERAVRREEVLEAVTAALAGDTATAWEARLRPLGVPAAAVRTLPEALAATPEAVVTAGGYRLVRSPVRIAGHEPGYGPPPGLGEHNDPVLRCSSESEVVES, encoded by the coding sequence ATGACCTCCGGGTCGACGGCCGGGCCCCTAGAGGGCATCCGAATCCTGGAGGTCGGCCACATGCTGGCGGGCCCCTACGCCACGATGATGCTCGCCGACCTCGGAGCCGAGGTCACGAAGATCGAGCCGCCCGGCGGTGACATCTCGCGGCAGGTGAGCGACGCCTACTTCGCCAGTCTCAACCGGGGCAAGCGCAGCGTCTGCCTGGATCTGACGACTGTGGAGGGCCAGGACCGACTCGGTGAACTCGCCGCCGACGCCCACGCGTTGCTCGTCAACCTCAAACCCTCGGCGATCCATCGGCTGGGGCTGACCTACGAGGCGCTGCGGAAGTGGAACGAGCGGCTCGTGTGCGTCGCGCTGACCGGCTTCGGGCTGGCGACGGGCGACGAACCCGCCTTCGACTACGTCGTCCAGGCAGCGACCGGAGTTGCCGCGCTCACCGGCGATCCCGACGGCCCGCCGACGCTGCCCGGTTACTCCGCCGCCGACAACTCGACCGGTCTCACGGCCGCGTTGGGGCTGCTCGCGCAGATCATCGCGGGGCGTGGCGGCCAAGTGGACGTCTCCCTACGGGATGTGATGCTGTCGCAGCTCAACTACCGTGCCTCGGCCTACCTGAACGAGGGCACCGAGCCGCGGCGGCTGCCGCTCGGAGCGCACTCCTACTACGTACCGGCGCAGCTCTTTCCCACTGCCGACGGCCACTTGGCGTTGTTCATCACCCACGACGGCTTCTGGAAGTCCTTCGCGGCCGAGGCGGGCGTCCGCGGTTTTCCGACCATGGCCGAGCGGGCGGTGCGGCGGGAAGAGGTGCTGGAGGCCGTTACGGCGGCCCTGGCCGGTGACACCGCCACGGCCTGGGAAGCCCGGCTGCGGCCCCTGGGCGTACCGGCCGCCGCGGTACGCACCCTGCCGGAGGCGCTGGCTGCCACACCCGAGGCCGTGGTGACCGCGGGTGGCTACCGGCTGGTCCGCAGCCCGGTACGGATCGCGGGCCACGAGCCCGGCTACGGGCCGCCGCCCGGGCTGGGTGAACACAACGATCCTGTCCTGCGCTGTTCCAGTGAGAGTGAGGTGGTCGAGTCATGA
- a CDS encoding LLM class F420-dependent oxidoreductase — MRVGVMIGPERGDSARKVARMIDDVTWAEQAGLDTAWVPQIPTDFDALTAVALMGARTERIEIGTAVVPLQAQHPIALARQALSAQAATGGRLALGVGPSHHWIVRDMLGLPYERPAAFTRDYLDVLDAALHGPGPVDVENDTFTVHNPLDLGPVGPLPVLIAALGPVMLALAGERADGTVLWMADERAVADHVVPRITKAAEGAGRPAPRVVAGIPVCLCRPTEVDAARERANRILGEAEISPNYQRLLDYGDARDIGDLCAAGDEAAILARFRRFADAGVTDLSVRLLPIGEGRDELVASKRRTREMLSALAVEVR, encoded by the coding sequence GTGCGAGTCGGTGTGATGATCGGGCCGGAGCGTGGGGACTCCGCGCGCAAGGTCGCGCGGATGATCGACGACGTGACGTGGGCCGAGCAGGCGGGCCTCGACACCGCGTGGGTGCCCCAGATACCCACGGACTTCGACGCGTTGACGGCCGTCGCGCTGATGGGCGCACGGACCGAACGGATCGAGATCGGGACGGCGGTCGTACCGCTCCAGGCCCAGCATCCGATCGCCCTCGCCCGGCAGGCCCTGTCCGCCCAGGCGGCGACCGGGGGACGCCTGGCTCTGGGTGTCGGGCCCTCGCACCACTGGATCGTCCGGGACATGCTCGGACTGCCCTACGAGCGGCCCGCCGCGTTCACCCGCGACTACCTCGACGTCCTGGACGCGGCCCTGCACGGACCCGGCCCGGTAGACGTCGAGAACGACACCTTCACCGTGCACAACCCGCTCGACCTCGGCCCGGTCGGCCCCTTGCCCGTCCTGATCGCCGCGCTCGGCCCGGTCATGCTGGCCCTCGCGGGCGAGCGCGCCGACGGCACCGTCCTCTGGATGGCCGACGAACGCGCGGTCGCCGACCATGTCGTCCCGCGCATCACCAAGGCGGCCGAGGGCGCTGGCCGCCCGGCGCCCAGGGTCGTCGCGGGCATCCCGGTGTGCCTGTGCCGTCCGACGGAGGTCGACGCGGCCCGCGAGCGCGCGAACCGCATCCTCGGCGAGGCCGAGATATCGCCCAACTACCAGCGACTGCTGGACTACGGCGACGCCCGGGACATCGGCGACCTGTGCGCGGCGGGCGACGAGGCGGCCATCCTGGCCCGGTTCCGCCGCTTCGCCGACGCCGGGGTCACCGACCTGTCGGTACGGCTGCTGCCGATCGGTGAGGGCCGGGACGAACTGGTCGCCTCCAAGCGCCGTACGCGCGAGATGCTCTCGGCGCTGGCGGTGGAAGTCCGATGA
- a CDS encoding cobalamin B12-binding domain-containing protein, with translation MGAAATRILVAKPGLDGHDRGAKIVARTLRDAGFEVVFTGIRQRVDTIVATAVQEDVAVVGLSILSGAHLALTTKVVEALRAAGADDIAVVVGGTIPPADVPRMRAAGAAAVFPTGTPLDVLVAEMRALTRPAGGAGSAGTRP, from the coding sequence ATGGGCGCCGCCGCCACTCGGATCCTGGTCGCCAAGCCCGGCCTGGACGGACACGACCGCGGGGCCAAGATCGTCGCGCGGACGCTGCGCGACGCCGGTTTCGAGGTCGTGTTCACCGGCATCCGCCAGCGCGTCGACACCATCGTGGCGACGGCCGTCCAGGAGGACGTGGCCGTGGTCGGGCTCAGCATCCTCTCCGGCGCGCATCTCGCCCTGACCACGAAGGTGGTCGAGGCGCTGCGGGCCGCCGGGGCCGACGACATCGCCGTCGTCGTGGGTGGCACCATCCCGCCGGCCGACGTACCCCGGATGCGGGCGGCGGGCGCGGCGGCGGTCTTCCCGACCGGTACGCCCCTCGACGTGCTCGTGGCGGAGATGCGGGCGCTCACAAGGCCTGCGGGAGGCGCGGGGAGTGCGGGCACGCGCCCGTAG
- a CDS encoding methylmalonyl-CoA mutase family protein: MTRPDETASGIPLQAVYGPADRGADPPEPGNYPFTRGNYATGYRGRLWTLRQYSGFGTPEESNRRYRYLLEQGGTGLSVALDLPTQCGYDSDDPEVTEEVGRVGVALDTLADAEILFEDIPLDRISTSFTINGTAAILLAFYVAAAERKGVPRAKLTGTIQNDILKEYASRGTWIWPAQPSLRLIADTIEFCAAEVPRFNAISVAGSHFRDAGANAVQEMAFTLADGVTYVDTVLERGRMTVDQFAPQISFFFYTHGDFFEEIAKYRAGRRRWATIVRERYGATTDKASMFRFGCVAGGASLYAPQAQNNTVRVAYEALASVLGGVQSMFTAAWDEPFALPSEDSATLALRTQQILAHETGVTRVADPLGGSYFVEALTDATEARIVEIMDDLERYGGMVRAIEDGYLQGLIADEAYQLHLDVEAGTRPVVGVNRFVSDEPPPDLVTYKLDAEGRDRQLKRLADVKATRDAALVREQLARLARAADGTENLMPVLIDCANAYCTVGEMVAALKAVWGEFQQPVVF; the protein is encoded by the coding sequence ATGACACGACCCGACGAGACCGCTTCAGGCATCCCGCTCCAGGCGGTCTACGGACCCGCCGACCGGGGCGCCGACCCGCCCGAGCCCGGCAACTACCCCTTCACGCGCGGCAATTACGCGACCGGCTACCGGGGACGGCTGTGGACGCTGCGCCAGTACTCCGGCTTCGGCACGCCCGAGGAGTCCAACCGCCGCTACCGCTATCTCCTCGAACAGGGCGGTACGGGACTGTCGGTGGCGCTGGACCTGCCCACGCAGTGCGGCTACGACTCCGACGACCCGGAGGTGACCGAGGAGGTCGGGCGTGTCGGCGTCGCCCTCGACACCCTCGCCGACGCCGAGATCCTCTTCGAGGACATTCCCCTCGACAGGATCAGCACCAGCTTCACCATCAACGGCACCGCGGCGATCCTCCTCGCCTTCTACGTGGCCGCCGCCGAACGCAAGGGTGTGCCGCGCGCGAAACTCACCGGCACGATCCAGAACGACATCCTCAAGGAGTACGCGTCCAGGGGCACTTGGATCTGGCCCGCCCAGCCTTCCCTCCGTCTCATCGCGGACACCATCGAGTTCTGCGCGGCCGAGGTACCCCGTTTCAACGCGATCTCGGTCGCCGGCTCGCACTTCCGCGACGCGGGCGCCAACGCCGTACAGGAGATGGCGTTCACGCTCGCCGACGGGGTGACGTACGTCGACACGGTGTTGGAGCGCGGCCGGATGACGGTCGATCAGTTCGCCCCGCAGATCTCCTTCTTCTTCTACACCCACGGCGATTTCTTCGAGGAGATCGCCAAATACCGTGCGGGACGCAGGCGTTGGGCCACCATCGTCAGGGAGCGGTACGGCGCGACGACCGACAAGGCGTCGATGTTCCGCTTCGGCTGTGTGGCCGGTGGAGCCTCGCTCTACGCGCCCCAGGCGCAGAACAACACCGTCCGGGTGGCGTACGAGGCGCTGGCCTCCGTACTCGGCGGCGTCCAGTCGATGTTCACGGCGGCCTGGGACGAACCGTTCGCACTGCCCAGCGAGGACTCGGCGACGCTGGCACTGCGTACCCAGCAGATCCTCGCCCACGAGACGGGCGTGACCCGGGTCGCGGATCCGCTCGGCGGCTCGTACTTCGTGGAGGCGCTCACCGACGCCACCGAGGCACGGATCGTCGAGATCATGGACGACCTGGAGCGGTACGGGGGCATGGTCCGCGCCATCGAGGACGGCTATCTGCAGGGACTCATCGCCGACGAGGCCTACCAGCTGCACCTGGACGTGGAGGCGGGCACCCGCCCGGTCGTCGGCGTCAACCGGTTCGTGTCGGACGAGCCGCCGCCGGACCTGGTGACGTACAAACTGGACGCGGAGGGCCGCGACCGGCAGCTGAAGCGACTCGCCGACGTGAAGGCCACCCGGGACGCCGCCCTCGTACGGGAGCAACTGGCCCGGCTGGCGCGCGCGGCGGACGGGACGGAGAACCTGATGCCCGTACTGATCGACTGTGCCAACGCCTACTGCACGGTGGGGGAGATGGTCGCCGCGCTGAAGGCTGTCTGGGGCGAGTTCCAGCAGCCGGTGGTGTTCTGA
- a CDS encoding FadD3 family acyl-CoA ligase: MKWETIPRMVLGAADRFGDAEAVVDGELRLTFTELVDRVRTAAGAFAAAGIEKGDRVAIWAPNSAEWIVAAFGLLTAGGVLVPVNTRFKADEAHDIIRRSGARLVMVEEDFLGLDFEGPSGVPVIDLKSGFLASGSPFEREVSGDDVSDITFTSGTTGRPKGVLMTHAQTLRLYGEWCDLATLREGDRYLIVNPFFHIFGYKAGLVAALIRGATILPVPVFDVDRVLELVERERVTVLPGPPTLYHSLLAAGDRHDLSSLRVAVTGAADIPVELIRRIVSDLPFQHVMTGYGLTEAGTATASRPGDSFEDIATTVGTPCEGVEVSIADDGEVLIRGYSVMRGYLDDPAATAEAIDADGWLHTGDLGTLDDRGRLRVVGRKKDMFIVGGFNAYPAEIEGFLLEHPAVAQAAVIGVPHERLGQVGKAFVVRSEPVSADELIAWSRERMAGFKAPRFVEFLEELPLNATGKVMKDQLR, translated from the coding sequence ATGAAGTGGGAGACCATCCCGCGGATGGTGCTGGGCGCGGCCGACCGCTTCGGTGACGCCGAAGCGGTCGTCGACGGCGAACTCAGGCTCACCTTCACCGAGTTGGTGGACCGGGTCCGCACGGCCGCGGGCGCCTTCGCCGCGGCCGGGATCGAGAAGGGCGACCGGGTCGCGATCTGGGCGCCCAACTCCGCCGAGTGGATCGTCGCCGCCTTCGGGCTGCTCACCGCCGGCGGGGTGCTCGTCCCGGTCAACACCCGGTTCAAGGCGGACGAGGCCCACGACATCATCCGCCGCAGCGGGGCCAGGCTGGTCATGGTGGAGGAGGATTTCCTCGGGCTCGACTTCGAGGGCCCGTCGGGCGTGCCCGTGATCGACCTCAAGTCCGGCTTCCTGGCCAGCGGTTCGCCGTTCGAACGGGAGGTGAGCGGCGACGACGTCAGCGACATCACGTTCACGTCCGGGACCACCGGGCGGCCCAAGGGCGTCCTGATGACCCACGCGCAGACGCTCCGCCTGTACGGCGAGTGGTGCGATCTGGCGACCCTGCGCGAGGGCGACCGCTATCTGATCGTCAACCCGTTCTTCCACATCTTCGGCTACAAGGCGGGCCTCGTCGCCGCCCTGATCCGGGGGGCGACCATCCTGCCGGTGCCCGTCTTCGACGTGGACCGCGTCCTGGAGCTTGTGGAGCGCGAGAGGGTGACGGTCCTGCCCGGCCCGCCCACGCTCTACCACTCGCTCCTGGCGGCGGGGGACCGGCACGACCTGTCCTCCCTGCGGGTGGCGGTGACCGGCGCCGCCGACATCCCGGTGGAACTGATCCGCCGGATCGTCAGCGACCTGCCCTTCCAGCACGTCATGACCGGTTACGGCCTGACCGAGGCGGGCACGGCCACGGCCTCCCGCCCCGGCGACTCCTTCGAGGACATCGCGACCACGGTCGGCACCCCCTGCGAAGGCGTCGAGGTGAGCATCGCGGACGACGGCGAGGTCCTGATCCGCGGCTACAGCGTCATGCGCGGCTACCTCGACGATCCCGCCGCCACCGCCGAGGCGATCGACGCGGACGGCTGGCTGCACACCGGAGACCTCGGCACCCTCGACGACCGGGGGCGCCTGAGAGTTGTCGGCCGCAAGAAGGACATGTTCATCGTGGGCGGCTTCAACGCCTACCCGGCCGAGATCGAGGGCTTCCTCCTCGAACATCCGGCCGTCGCGCAGGCCGCCGTGATCGGCGTACCGCACGAGCGGCTCGGACAGGTCGGCAAGGCGTTCGTCGTCCGTAGCGAACCTGTCTCGGCGGACGAGCTGATCGCCTGGAGCCGTGAACGGATGGCCGGGTTCAAGGCGCCCCGGTTCGTGGAGTTCCTCGAAGAACTGCCGCTGAACGCCACCGGCAAGGTGATGAAGGACCAGCTGAGATGA